The following proteins are encoded in a genomic region of Syntrophomonadaceae bacterium:
- the atpD gene encoding F0F1 ATP synthase subunit beta: MNKGKVVQVIGPVVDVRFETGHLPDLYHAIIIKSEDQEDLGSRTFNITMEAMQHLGDNTVRCVALSSTDGLQRGMWAANTGGPIRVPVGRPTLGRMMNVLGEPIDEMGPIDTRETLPIHHPAPAFEQQNPSTEILETGIKVVDLLAPYAKGGKIGLFGGAGVGKTVLIMELIRNIAYEHGGFSVFAGVGERTREGNDLWHEMRESGVIDKTTLVFGQMNEPPGARLRVGLTGLTMAEYFRDEEGQDVLLFVDNIFRFTQAGSEVSALLGRMPSAVGYQPTLATEMGLLQERITSTKKGSITSVQAIYVPADDLTDPAPATTFAHLDATNVLSRKIAELGIYPAVDPLDSTSRILDPRVLGEEHYQVARGVQQVLQRYKELQDIIAILGMDELTEEDKMIVARARKIQRFLSQPFFVAEAFTGLHGVYVSLKETIRGFKEILAGQHDQLPEQAFYMVGTIDDAVAKAKELA, from the coding sequence TTGAACAAAGGTAAAGTAGTCCAGGTGATTGGCCCCGTGGTGGACGTTCGCTTTGAAACAGGACATCTGCCTGATCTTTACCACGCCATAATTATTAAAAGCGAAGATCAGGAAGATTTGGGCAGCCGTACCTTCAATATCACCATGGAGGCCATGCAGCACCTGGGAGACAACACCGTCCGGTGTGTAGCCCTATCGTCCACCGATGGACTGCAGCGGGGCATGTGGGCGGCAAATACCGGTGGGCCCATCCGGGTGCCGGTGGGAAGGCCTACCCTGGGCCGGATGATGAACGTGCTGGGAGAACCTATTGACGAAATGGGTCCGATTGATACACGGGAGACTCTGCCAATTCACCACCCAGCCCCTGCCTTTGAACAGCAAAATCCTTCCACCGAGATTCTGGAAACAGGGATTAAAGTCGTCGACCTCCTGGCACCTTACGCCAAGGGCGGCAAGATCGGTCTGTTTGGCGGCGCCGGGGTAGGAAAAACCGTTTTAATCATGGAGCTGATCCGGAATATTGCCTATGAGCACGGCGGTTTCTCCGTTTTTGCCGGGGTAGGGGAGCGGACCAGGGAAGGAAACGACCTCTGGCATGAAATGCGGGAATCTGGCGTTATTGACAAGACTACCCTGGTCTTCGGGCAGATGAATGAGCCGCCTGGCGCCCGGCTCCGGGTGGGCCTGACCGGGCTGACCATGGCCGAGTATTTCCGGGATGAAGAAGGCCAGGACGTGCTCCTTTTTGTGGACAATATCTTTCGCTTTACCCAGGCCGGCTCCGAGGTGTCCGCTCTCCTGGGCCGGATGCCCTCGGCGGTAGGCTATCAGCCGACTTTGGCTACGGAAATGGGCCTTTTGCAAGAGCGGATCACCTCCACCAAGAAGGGTTCCATCACTTCCGTCCAGGCTATTTATGTGCCGGCCGACGACCTGACCGACCCGGCTCCGGCGACCACCTTTGCCCACCTGGACGCTACCAACGTCTTGTCCCGCAAGATTGCCGAGCTGGGGATTTACCCGGCGGTAGACCCTCTTGATTCCACTTCCCGGATTTTAGATCCCCGGGTTTTGGGGGAGGAGCATTACCAGGTAGCCAGGGGAGTGCAGCAGGTGCTCCAGCGCTATAAAGAACTGCAGGATATTATCGCGATCCTGGGGATGGATGAATTGACGGAAGAAGATAAAATGATTGTGGCCCGGGCCAGGAAGATCCAGCGTTTCCTGTCCCAGCCCTTTTTCGTGGCGGAAGCCTTTACCGGGCTGCATGGAGTATATGTGTCCCTGAAGGAAACCATCCGGGGCTTTAAAGAGATCCTGGCTGGCCAGCATGATCAGCTGCCCGAACAGGCCTTCTACATGGTTGGAACCATTGACGATGCCGTAGCCAAAGCCAAGGAATTGGCCTAA
- a CDS encoding F0F1 ATP synthase subunit epsilon produces MSEKTLTLEIVTPERMLLREEVATVVVPAAYGYLGVLPGHAPLVAGLVPGVLRYRLGNNKNRLAISGGFMEIANNKVVILADTAEPAQEINVRRAQQAYERACQRLKQPGEGVDEARAEAALRRAVARLQAVKD; encoded by the coding sequence ATGAGCGAAAAGACCCTGACCTTAGAAATAGTTACACCTGAGCGGATGCTGCTGCGGGAAGAAGTGGCAACGGTGGTGGTGCCGGCAGCTTATGGCTACCTGGGTGTCTTGCCGGGCCACGCCCCTTTGGTGGCAGGCCTTGTTCCTGGCGTACTAAGGTACCGTTTGGGGAACAATAAAAACCGCCTGGCAATCAGCGGCGGTTTTATGGAAATAGCAAACAACAAAGTGGTAATATTAGCGGATACTGCCGAGCCGGCCCAGGAAATTAACGTGAGGCGGGCCCAGCAGGCCTACGAGAGAGCCTGCCAGCGTCTGAAGCAACCGGGAGAGGGCGTGGACGAAGCCCGGGCCGAAGCCGCTCTGAGGCGGGCTGTTGCCCGGCTGCAGGCCGTCAAGGACTAA